The following proteins are encoded in a genomic region of Ostrinia nubilalis chromosome 1, ilOstNubi1.1, whole genome shotgun sequence:
- the LOC135071873 gene encoding cartilage-associated protein-like — translation MFKDHFFYVTLTIACIGVWSVESKVLSSIDKVYKKGVSAYSGERWTECITQFEESLYLYKLYKSVAVNCRLKCRAEPYETHIKENIEDLKIYEKFLNKRKCLLKCLEKGFDDVRVSSDVHESTLFNIQARKPYEYLHLCYFQMYAFQKAASAAYTFLIANPKDETMKNNLKYYSEQPEVDINEVVDLESEDYKVLYHLGLKSYKKNNWAETVASMEEVLTDYMSSENVCRAECERQPEQESTSEFVLTVSNNVASLLHCHQHCQEKLKSLEYNSGIEFLADVLNYLQISYYHLDRFEDAAKAVASYLALMPDDEDMLENKKMYSTLTDAKSFSERETIIYYMNRDLYEKKLIELFHQEFNDYHTQSNAV, via the coding sequence atgttcaaagatcattttttttatgtaacacTAACCATAGCTTGTATTGGAGTATGGAGTGTTGAGAGTAAAGTTTTATCCTCTATTGATAAAGTTTACAAAAAAGGTGTCTCAGCATACTCGGGTGAGAGATGGACCGAGTGTATAACACAATTTGAAGAATCCCTTTATTTGTATAAGCTTTACAAATCAGTTGCTGTTAACTGTAGGCTTAAGTGTAGAGCTGAACCATACGAAACCCACATTAAAGAAAACATAGAGGATTTGAAGATTTATGAAAAGTTCTTGAATAAAAGAAAGTGCTTACTCAAATGTCTAGAGAAAGGTTTTGATGATGTCCGTGTTTCAAGTGATGTACATGAGTCAACACTCTTCAATATTCAGGCAAGAAAACCATATGAGTATTTACACCTTTGTTATTTCCAAATGTATGCGTTTCAAAAAGCGGCATCTGCTGCATACACATTTCTTATAGCCAACCCCAAAGATGAGACTATGAAGAATAACCTTAAATACTATAGTGAACAACCAGAAGTTGATATAAATGAAGTTGTTGACCTAGAGAGTGAAGATTATAAAGTCCTTTACCATCTTGGCCTAAAATCCTACAAAAAGAATAACTGGGCTGAAACTGTAGCCAGCATGGAAGAAGTTTTGACAGACTATATGTCTTCCGAAAATGTATGTCGTGCTGAATGTGAGAGGCAACCAGAACAGGAATCAACTTCAGAATTTGTTTTGACTGTATCTAATAATGTTGCCTCACTTTTGCATTGTCATCAACATTGTCAAGAAAAACTTAAAAGTCTGGAATACAACTCTGGCATAGAATTTCTTGCGGATGTGCTTAACTATTTACAGATATCTTACTACCATCTAGATAGATTTGAAGATGCTGCAAAGGCTGTAGCAAGCTACTTGGCATTGATGCCAGATGATGAAGATATGTTagagaataaaaaaatgtacagCACCCTTACAGATGCAAAATCATTTTCAGAAAGAGAAACTATAATCTATTATATGAACCGAGACCTGTATGAAAAAAAACTCATTGAATTATTTCATCAAGAATTTAATGATTATCACACTCAATCCAATGCTGTTTGA